TCAATCGTTGCGAAGTGAGCGGCCGCCGCCGGGCCTTTATTCGCCGTTTCAAGATTTCGCGCCTGACCTTCCGTGAACTCGCCTCCGGCGGGTTCATCCCGGGTGTGACCAAGTCGAGCTGGTAGGCAGCCGACTCGTTGGGTTTCCGGGTGTGCGGCGCGCATCCGTTCCATGAACTTTTTGTTTTCTCCTTTTCTCGCGGCCGGGCCGTTGGCCGAAGCCATTGCCGAACACTGGGACCCGCCGCTGGTCCTTCTCGGCAAACTCGCGGTCATCGTTGGGCTCGTAGCGCTCAACGCCTTTTTCGTCGCGATTGAATTCGCGATCGTGAAAGTGCGCAGCAGCCAGCTCGATGCGCTGGAGGACGAAGGGAATGCGCGAGCGGTTTTCGCGAAACACGTCCGGTCGCATCTCGACGCCTATCTTTCCGCGACCCAACTTGGGATAACCCTGGCGAGCCTTGCCCTGGGGTGGATCGGCGAGGCATTCCTGGCGCGCATGCTCGAGCCGGCGTTCGGTCTCATGAATGTGCATTCGCACGCCCTGATCTCGACGATCTCGATCACCCTGGCTTTTATCGGGATCACATTTCTCCACATCGTTTTTGGTGAGCTGGCCCCGAAATACATCGCCATCGGAAGCCCGCTCTCCGTTTCGCTCGCGCTCGCCCGGCCACTTGGCGGCTTTTACATCCTTTTCAAGCCGGCCATCTGGATCCTGAACAGGTCGTCGAATTTTTTCCTGCAACGTTTGCTGCGGATCAAGCCGGTCGCCGGCTCCGAGCTCGCCCACAGCGAGGAAGAATTGCGCCTCATTCTCGACGAGAGCGAAAAGTCCGACGAGGTCTCGGAGCTCGGGCGCGATCTCCTGGTCAACGCCCTCGATCTGCGGCAACGGGTGGTGCGCGATATCATGACGCCGCGCGGCGAAGTGGTGTTTCTCGATCTCGAGGAAAGCTTCGAAGCGAACGTGAAGAAGGCGCTGGAATCGCGCCACACGCGGTTTCCGCTCTGCCGCGGGCATCTCGATAACGCGGTGGGCCTCATTCATATCAAGGAGCTGATGCCGATGCTGCGCGATCCGCAGCCGGACCTCCTCCGGATCAAGCGCGAGCTGATTCCGGTGCCGGAGATGATGTCGCTCGAGAAACTGCTCACCCTTTTTCTGACCCGACACGCCCACCTCGCCATCGGCGTGGATGAATACGGCGGCACGGTCGGGATGGTGACCCTCGAAAATGTGCTCGAGGAAATCGTGGGCGATATCCAGGACGAATTCGATGCCGAGAAAACGGAGTTCCGGAAGATCAACGAAAATGAATTTTCGGTCGATGGAGCGCTCGGCCTTTATGAGCTCCGGGACCTGGCGGGCCTGGAATTGGAGAGCGCGGATGTGAGCACGATTGGCGGTTACGTGACCCATTTGCTCGGCCACCTTCCGCAAAAGGGCGAGCAGGTGCAGATCGATAATTACGTCGTGACGGTTTCCCAGTCCGACGGACGCCGGGTCGGCCAGGTGCACTTCCGCAAGCTGAAAGAGGACGTCGCGGCCGACGGTTCGGCGAAGCCGGAAATCGAGACTTAGCCCGCCTGGCCTTCGAGGTCGGAAATGGCGGATTGCAGGCGATCGAGGCTGACCGGCTTGGTCAGGTGATCCGCGAACCCGGCGTCACGGCTTCGTTGCACGTCTTCCTCCATCCCGAATCCGCTAATGGCGAGCGCGGGGACGTTGCGGATGTGGCGGAGCCGCCGGATGAGCTCGAGGCCGCTGCCATCGGGCAGGCCGATGTCGCTCAGGAGAATGTCGAACGGCTCGTCCTCTGCGAGGCCAAGGGCTTCCGTCATATTCTTGGCGATGAGGACATGATAGCCGAGGCGCGTCAGGAGAAGCTTCAGCGAGCGCAGGGTGTCGAGGTGATCCTCGACCACGAGAATCCGGCAGCGGTTGTCCGTGCCGGCCTGGCGCGTTCCTGTGGCTTTGGATGAAGGGCTGGCCGTTTCGGGATTCGCGGCGGCAAAGGGAAAGAAGGAAGACCAACGCCGCGCAGATTCCCCAACCCCGAACGCTCCCCAGGTCAATTCCATTTCACGTCCGTTAGCGGGACGGTGACAGTAGAAGGCGTTTTGGAGGAACGTCAACGGGTACTGGAGCTGGCGCGCCCTCGTAGTCTTGGAGCCGGCACGCCACCGTGCCGGGGAGGGAAACCATGGATTCGGAGCTTTCTGGTGGATCGACCGCTCCGCGGGCGATGAGTGCGGCGCCGTCGCCCCATCGAGCGTCGGAGCGCTCGATCCACCTACTTGGTTACTTCCGCCAACAAGGCCGGGCGGCGCTTGAGCTGCGCTCGTAGTCTTGGAGCCGGCACGCCACCGTGCCGGGGAGGGAAACCATGGATTCAAAGCTTTCTGGTGGATCGGCCGCTCCGCGGGCGATGAGGGCAGCGCCGTCGCCCCCATCGAGCGTCGTAGCGCTCGATCCACCTACTTGGTCACCTGCGCCAACAAGGCCGGCCGTCGCTTGAGCTGCGCGGTCAAAGCTGCGATCGCCTTCAATGTCGGCGCGCTGATGTGATGCTCCATGCCTTCGACATCATGATGAATCACCTGGGGATCGAGGCCCAGCAGAGTCAGGAAATCGGTCAGGAGCTGGTGCCGGCGGATGATGTTCCGGGCCAGGGTTTCACCGGCGGTGGTTAGGACAAGGCCGCGGTACTTCTCGTATTTGAGGAGGCCCTCGCCATCGAGGCGCTGCACCATGTTACTGACACTGGCCTGCGAGATCTTCAGGCTGGTGGCGATGTCGACCACCCGGGCGTAGCCCTTCGAGTCGATCAACTCGAGGATCCGCTCGAGGTAGTCCTCGACCGCGGCGGAATTGCGACGGGGTTTGCGGGAAGTGGCCACGGCGAAAGAAGGTAGCGGGATCGGTCGATAGCGCAAAATAAAAATATTTGTCAGTTGACAGATATTTAGTTTCAAACAAATAACTTAGTCATGGCTAATATTAGCCCCCCGGAAACTTCGCATTCCACCGCGGGGTGGCGGGCCGTCCCGGAGCTGCCGAGCCTTTCGGAAGTTCACCGCAGCCTGGTCGTCCCCGCTTCGGCCAGCTTCTTCCGCAAGCTCATCGCTTTTGCCGGGCCCGGTTTCCTGGTCGCCGTCGGTTACATGGATCCGGGGAATTGGGCCACCGATTTGGCCGGCGGCTCGAAGTACAACTACACGCTCCTGAGCGTGATCATGCTGTCGAACCTCATGGCCATTCTCCTCCAGGCGCTCTCCCTCAAACTGGGGATCGCCACCGGCCGCGACCTGGCCCAGGCCTGCCGCGACCATTACAGCAAGCCGGTCTCCTTTTTTCTCTGGGTGATTTGCGAAATCGCCATTGCCGCCTGCGACCTGGCGGAAGTCATCGGTTCCGCCATCGCCCTGAATCTGCTGTTCGGCCTGCCGCTGCTCGCGGGCGTCTGCGTCACCTCGCTGGATGTGTTGTTCGTGTTGTTTTTGCAGAACAAGGGCTTTCGCTACATCGAAGCGCTGGTCATCACCCTTATCCTTCTGATCGGCGGGTGCTTTACCTGGGAAATCATCGCGTCGCGCCCGGATCTTCTTGGCATTGCGAAAGGGTTTGTGCCGTCGCCCCAGATCGTGAGCGATCCCGGCATGCTCTATATCGCGATCGGCATCCTGGGCGCGACGGTGATGCCGCATAATCTTTATCTGCATTCCTCGATCGTTCAGACGCGCCGTTATGAATTGACCTCGCCCGGCAAACGCGAAGCCATCAAGTTTGCGACCATCGACTCGACAGTTGCCCTGATGTTCGCGCTCTTCATTAACGCGGCCATCCTGATCGTGGCCGCGGCGACCTTTTACACCCACGGGCGCAACGACGTCGCGGAAATCCAGGAAGCCTACAAACTCCTGACGCCGTTGCTGGGCGCGACCGGGGCCAGCACCCTCTTCGCCCTGGCGCTGCTGGCATCGGGGCAAAACTCGACCCTGACCGGCACCCTGGCGGGCCAGATCGTGATGGAGGGCTTTCTCAATATCCGGCTGCGGCCCTGGCTTCGCCGCCTCATCACCCGACTGATCGCCATTATCCCGGCGGTCATTGTCACCATTATCTCGGGGGAAAAAGGGACGACGAACCTGCTCGTGCTCAGCCAGGTCATTCTCAGCCTGCAATTGAGTTTCGCCGTGTTTCCGCTGGTCCTGTTCACCAGCGACAAGGTGAAGATGGGCGAATTCGTCAACAGCCCGGTCGTGAAATGGCTGGCGTGGACCATTGCGATCGTGATTGCATTACTCAACGCCTGGCTCCTTTTCCAAACGTTCCGGGGCTGGCTTGGGCTGGAGTAGACATGTACAACCGGATTCTCGTTCCCGTCGAAAATCGCAAATCGGACCAGACAATCCTGAGCCATATCCGTCGATTGGCGAAGCTCGTGGATGCCAGGCTGACTCTGGTCCACGTGGCCGATGGTTGGGCGGCTCGGAACTACGAGCGCTTCGGATTGCAGGAGAGCGAGGAAATGAAACAGGACCGGCAATATTTGTCGGAGCTTGCACGCGAACTGGAATCGGAAGGCTACGAGGTGAAAACGATCCTGGCGATGGGTGACCCGGCGACGGAGATCATTAAATTGGCGAAGGCGGAACTGGTCGACCTGATTGCCATGACGACCCACGGGCATCGACTCGTCGGTGATTTACTTCTGGGCAGCACAGCCGACAAAGTTCGGCACGAAGTCGATGTCCCGGTGTTGCTGCTGAAGGTCCAAAAATGAGGCGCACCGCCTGCGCCCTCGTTCTCTTCGGGATCGTTCCGTTCGCGGCCCTGGCCGAGGAGCGCCCGGACAAGAACGGGTTCGACCTGTTTCATCCGACGCCGGAATCGTTGATGCGCGAGATGGAAACCGATCGGCCTGACAAGACGGAAAGCCCGATCACCGTCGATGCCGGCCATTTTCAACTCGAGATGGATTTCGCTACCTACACCACGGACCGATCGAGCCACGAGAAGGTGACGGGGTGGGGGATTGCTCCGGTGAACTTGAAGGTCGGGGTGCTGAACA
The Chthoniobacterales bacterium DNA segment above includes these coding regions:
- a CDS encoding hemolysin family protein produces the protein MNFLFSPFLAAGPLAEAIAEHWDPPLVLLGKLAVIVGLVALNAFFVAIEFAIVKVRSSQLDALEDEGNARAVFAKHVRSHLDAYLSATQLGITLASLALGWIGEAFLARMLEPAFGLMNVHSHALISTISITLAFIGITFLHIVFGELAPKYIAIGSPLSVSLALARPLGGFYILFKPAIWILNRSSNFFLQRLLRIKPVAGSELAHSEEELRLILDESEKSDEVSELGRDLLVNALDLRQRVVRDIMTPRGEVVFLDLEESFEANVKKALESRHTRFPLCRGHLDNAVGLIHIKELMPMLRDPQPDLLRIKRELIPVPEMMSLEKLLTLFLTRHAHLAIGVDEYGGTVGMVTLENVLEEIVGDIQDEFDAEKTEFRKINENEFSVDGALGLYELRDLAGLELESADVSTIGGYVTHLLGHLPQKGEQVQIDNYVVTVSQSDGRRVGQVHFRKLKEDVAADGSAKPEIET
- a CDS encoding response regulator, whose protein sequence is MELTWGAFGVGESARRWSSFFPFAAANPETASPSSKATGTRQAGTDNRCRILVVEDHLDTLRSLKLLLTRLGYHVLIAKNMTEALGLAEDEPFDILLSDIGLPDGSGLELIRRLRHIRNVPALAISGFGMEEDVQRSRDAGFADHLTKPVSLDRLQSAISDLEGQAG
- the mntR gene encoding transcriptional regulator MntR; translated protein: MKLNICQLTNIFILRYRPIPLPSFAVATSRKPRRNSAAVEDYLERILELIDSKGYARVVDIATSLKISQASVSNMVQRLDGEGLLKYEKYRGLVLTTAGETLARNIIRRHQLLTDFLTLLGLDPQVIHHDVEGMEHHISAPTLKAIAALTAQLKRRPALLAQVTK
- a CDS encoding Nramp family divalent metal transporter, giving the protein MANISPPETSHSTAGWRAVPELPSLSEVHRSLVVPASASFFRKLIAFAGPGFLVAVGYMDPGNWATDLAGGSKYNYTLLSVIMLSNLMAILLQALSLKLGIATGRDLAQACRDHYSKPVSFFLWVICEIAIAACDLAEVIGSAIALNLLFGLPLLAGVCVTSLDVLFVLFLQNKGFRYIEALVITLILLIGGCFTWEIIASRPDLLGIAKGFVPSPQIVSDPGMLYIAIGILGATVMPHNLYLHSSIVQTRRYELTSPGKREAIKFATIDSTVALMFALFINAAILIVAAATFYTHGRNDVAEIQEAYKLLTPLLGATGASTLFALALLASGQNSTLTGTLAGQIVMEGFLNIRLRPWLRRLITRLIAIIPAVIVTIISGEKGTTNLLVLSQVILSLQLSFAVFPLVLFTSDKVKMGEFVNSPVVKWLAWTIAIVIALLNAWLLFQTFRGWLGLE
- a CDS encoding universal stress protein is translated as MYNRILVPVENRKSDQTILSHIRRLAKLVDARLTLVHVADGWAARNYERFGLQESEEMKQDRQYLSELARELESEGYEVKTILAMGDPATEIIKLAKAELVDLIAMTTHGHRLVGDLLLGSTADKVRHEVDVPVLLLKVQK